Proteins co-encoded in one Anaerobaca lacustris genomic window:
- a CDS encoding right-handed parallel beta-helix repeat-containing protein, giving the protein MTRRPVTCNLLILMAVGTFFVSEGVASEVATFHVSPDGKDSWSGRQSKPDANRTDGPRATLAAACAAARQLGTEASRRIVLQAGEYFFDEPVVLTEKDNGLTIEAATGADVTLYGGRKVAGWHKDGPNFYAAALPGVREGDWDFRALIVNGRYCPRARLPKEGRFEHRSVFDVRWMSTTGGGWQRKPTDEELTTLKYRPEDLGPWLDIRNAEVTVYHMWDDSMVGVLAIDTESHTLTFTSPTGHPAGAFGVKTYVVWNVREGMTEPGQWYLDRTAGKVVYWPLPGEDMSEAEVIAPVVESIVRVQGSQGKPVRNVTLRGLRLAATTTPLMAGGFGAGRFDGALSVSGAENCTFGDLEILHVGGQGIKAAGNDLRIRRCHVHHVGACGIRFSGARIEVVDNHVHDVGLTYPSAIALQGGGRDSLVAHNHVHHAPYSAINYGGQNTRIEANRIHDAMLELHDGGGIYCFAGKDLVLRGNYIYDIIDTGGYGASAYYLDERSEGCLVEGNLSVNVVRPSHNHMAKGNTIRNNVFINEGDLRLTWPKSSDYRFEKNVLWATGRIVFENREGIATLAGNVLHSVAGQVECRKLDQYSQTGEYPMQADAVNILADPKLIAYRDGQVQIAPDSPAHALDIEPIDVSGAGPRP; this is encoded by the coding sequence ATGACCAGACGTCCCGTAACCTGTAATCTCCTTATTCTGATGGCCGTCGGCACGTTCTTCGTTTCTGAAGGCGTTGCTTCGGAAGTCGCGACCTTTCATGTCTCGCCGGATGGAAAGGATTCATGGTCGGGTCGGCAATCGAAGCCCGATGCAAATCGCACCGACGGCCCCCGGGCGACGCTGGCCGCCGCGTGCGCGGCCGCCCGGCAGTTGGGGACCGAGGCGTCCCGGCGGATCGTCCTCCAGGCGGGCGAGTACTTCTTCGATGAGCCGGTCGTGCTGACCGAGAAGGACAATGGGCTGACGATCGAGGCGGCCACCGGCGCCGATGTGACGCTGTACGGGGGCCGCAAGGTCGCCGGATGGCACAAGGACGGGCCGAACTTCTACGCCGCAGCGCTGCCGGGCGTGCGGGAAGGCGACTGGGATTTCCGCGCCCTGATCGTCAACGGCCGCTACTGCCCCCGAGCCAGACTGCCGAAGGAAGGTCGCTTTGAGCATCGTAGCGTCTTCGACGTCCGCTGGATGAGCACGACCGGCGGCGGTTGGCAACGCAAACCCACCGACGAGGAGCTGACCACGCTGAAGTACCGACCCGAAGACCTGGGGCCGTGGCTCGACATCCGGAACGCCGAGGTCACGGTCTACCACATGTGGGACGATTCGATGGTTGGCGTCTTGGCCATCGACACCGAGTCTCACACGTTGACCTTTACCAGCCCGACGGGCCACCCGGCCGGCGCGTTCGGTGTCAAGACCTACGTCGTCTGGAATGTTCGCGAGGGGATGACCGAACCCGGGCAGTGGTATCTCGACCGCACGGCGGGCAAGGTGGTCTACTGGCCGCTGCCGGGCGAGGACATGAGCGAGGCCGAGGTCATTGCCCCGGTCGTCGAGTCGATCGTCCGCGTGCAAGGGAGCCAGGGCAAGCCCGTCAGGAACGTCACGCTGCGCGGCCTGAGGCTGGCGGCAACCACCACGCCGCTGATGGCCGGCGGCTTCGGCGCCGGCCGGTTCGATGGTGCGCTGTCGGTCAGCGGGGCCGAGAATTGCACGTTCGGCGACCTCGAAATCCTCCACGTCGGCGGACAGGGCATCAAGGCCGCAGGGAACGATCTGCGGATTCGCCGATGTCACGTTCATCACGTCGGCGCCTGTGGTATTCGGTTCAGCGGTGCGCGCATCGAAGTTGTCGACAACCACGTCCACGACGTGGGTCTGACGTATCCCAGCGCGATCGCGCTGCAGGGCGGGGGAAGGGACTCACTCGTCGCCCACAACCACGTCCATCACGCGCCGTACTCGGCGATCAACTACGGAGGCCAGAACACCCGCATCGAGGCCAACCGGATCCACGACGCCATGCTCGAACTGCACGACGGCGGCGGCATCTACTGCTTCGCGGGCAAGGACCTCGTCCTGCGCGGCAATTACATCTATGACATCATCGATACCGGCGGCTACGGCGCCTCGGCTTACTACCTCGACGAGCGGTCCGAGGGCTGCCTGGTCGAAGGCAACCTGTCCGTCAACGTCGTCCGTCCTTCGCACAACCACATGGCTAAGGGCAACACGATCCGCAACAACGTCTTCATCAACGAAGGTGACCTGCGTCTGACCTGGCCCAAGTCGTCCGACTATCGCTTCGAGAAGAACGTCCTCTGGGCCACGGGTCGGATTGTCTTCGAGAACCGCGAGGGCATCGCCACACTGGCCGGCAATGTCCTCCACAGTGTCGCGGGCCAGGTCGAGTGCAGAAAGCTCGACCAATACTCCCAGACAGGCGAATACCCGATGCAGGCCGATGCCGTCAACATCCTGGCCGACCCGAAGCTGATCGCCTATCGCGATGGGCAAGTTCAAATCGCCCCCGATTCGCCCGCACACGCCCTGGACATCGAGCCGATCGACGTCAGCGGCGCAGGACCCCGGCCATAG
- the zupT gene encoding zinc transporter ZupT yields the protein MVSENVGIALGLTLLAGLSTGIGSAIAYFIKRPKIVYLAFALGLSGGVMIYISFMEMLPEAMETMGEKWALLVFFLGIGVMALIDLLIPEPENPHNFDDMDTPRVAHGSHKLMRTGVFTALAIGVHNFPEGLATFAATLSDVKLGAFIAIAIAIHNIPEGIAVSVPIFYATGSRKKAFLYSFLSGASEPVGAIIGYLVLMPFLSPAVLAGTLAFVAGIMIYIALDELLPTAHRYGHGHLVIGGIVLGMFIMAASLLMI from the coding sequence ATGGTTTCGGAAAATGTCGGCATCGCTCTGGGCTTGACGTTGCTGGCTGGTCTCTCGACGGGGATCGGCAGCGCGATCGCCTATTTCATCAAGCGGCCCAAAATCGTCTATCTCGCCTTCGCACTGGGGCTGTCGGGCGGCGTGATGATCTACATCTCGTTCATGGAGATGCTCCCCGAGGCGATGGAAACGATGGGCGAAAAATGGGCGCTGCTGGTGTTCTTCCTCGGCATCGGCGTCATGGCGCTGATCGACCTGCTGATCCCCGAGCCGGAGAACCCCCACAACTTCGATGACATGGACACGCCGAGGGTCGCGCACGGCAGCCACAAGCTCATGCGCACCGGCGTGTTCACGGCGCTGGCGATTGGCGTGCACAATTTCCCCGAGGGTCTGGCGACGTTCGCCGCGACGCTCAGCGACGTGAAGTTGGGCGCCTTCATCGCCATCGCCATTGCGATCCACAACATTCCCGAAGGGATTGCCGTGTCGGTGCCGATCTTCTACGCGACCGGCAGCCGGAAGAAGGCCTTTCTCTATTCGTTCCTCTCCGGCGCCTCCGAGCCGGTCGGTGCGATCATCGGCTACCTCGTCCTTATGCCGTTCCTGTCGCCGGCCGTCCTGGCCGGAACCCTGGCCTTCGTCGCGGGCATCATGATCTACATCGCGCTCGATGAGCTGCTGCCCACCGCCCACCGCTACGGCCACGGCCATCTCGTCATCGGCGGCATCGTCCTGGGCATGTTCATCATGGCCGCCAGCCTCCTGATGATCTGA
- a CDS encoding zinc ribbon domain-containing protein produces MDEERINPGHSGTRIVLRTIGPLIALVGLGLMVFGLVDFFRAFGGSGPPRYFWCIFLGMPLLAVGGILTKLAYLGKIFRYMAGETAPPMKDTFNYMAEGTREGVKSMASALGQGLREGGFVAGSQTTVRCHKCNALVAETAKFCRWCGQAMGKSKPCPQCAEVNDPDAKFCDNCGYKYG; encoded by the coding sequence ATGGACGAGGAACGAATCAATCCAGGCCATTCGGGCACACGAATCGTGCTGCGCACCATCGGACCGCTCATCGCGCTGGTCGGCTTGGGCCTCATGGTCTTCGGATTGGTGGACTTCTTTCGCGCCTTTGGGGGCTCCGGACCGCCCAGGTATTTTTGGTGTATATTTCTCGGGATGCCTCTTCTGGCGGTGGGCGGGATTCTGACGAAGCTCGCCTACCTGGGCAAGATCTTCCGGTACATGGCGGGGGAGACCGCGCCACCCATGAAGGACACGTTCAACTACATGGCTGAGGGTACCCGCGAGGGCGTCAAGAGCATGGCTTCGGCCCTCGGACAGGGGCTGCGCGAGGGCGGATTCGTCGCCGGCTCGCAGACGACGGTGCGCTGTCACAAGTGCAACGCACTGGTTGCCGAGACGGCGAAGTTCTGCAGGTGGTGCGGGCAAGCGATGGGCAAGAGCAAGCCGTGTCCGCAATGCGCCGAAGTGAACGACCCGGATGCGAAATTCTGCGACAACTGTGGATACAAGTACGGATAG
- a CDS encoding SPFH domain-containing protein, translating into MLAQLNISPLTVVLIGVLVFAVIVFITTIRIVPQKKAFIIERLGKYATTLEAGFHVLLPLVDRVAYRHTLKEQAVDVPPQQCITKDNIAVEVDGILYMQVVDPKKASYGIDNYRFAATQLAQTTMRSVMGKLDLDKTFEERDVINSAIVEAVDKASDPWGVKVTRYEVKNIMPPQSIKDAMEKQMRAEREKRATIAESEGDRQAKINRAEGDRQEMIARSEGEKQKRINEAEGRAVEIQRVAEATAEGIHKIAAAISDKGGADAVNLRIAEQYLNEFGKLAKTNNTMIIPSDLANIAGVIRTATAVLKTTGATS; encoded by the coding sequence ATGCTGGCGCAACTCAACATCAGTCCATTGACCGTGGTCCTGATCGGTGTATTGGTCTTTGCCGTGATCGTCTTTATCACGACGATCCGCATCGTGCCGCAGAAGAAGGCCTTCATCATCGAACGCCTGGGCAAATATGCGACAACGCTCGAAGCGGGCTTTCACGTTCTGCTGCCCCTGGTGGACCGCGTCGCCTACCGGCACACGCTCAAGGAGCAGGCCGTAGACGTGCCCCCGCAGCAGTGCATCACCAAAGACAACATTGCCGTTGAGGTCGACGGCATTCTCTACATGCAGGTGGTCGATCCGAAGAAGGCCTCGTATGGCATCGACAACTACCGCTTCGCCGCCACGCAACTGGCCCAGACCACGATGCGAAGCGTCATGGGTAAGCTCGATCTCGACAAGACCTTCGAGGAGCGCGACGTGATCAACAGCGCCATCGTTGAGGCCGTCGACAAGGCCTCCGATCCATGGGGTGTCAAGGTCACGCGGTACGAGGTCAAGAACATCATGCCGCCGCAGAGCATCAAGGACGCGATGGAAAAGCAGATGCGAGCCGAGCGTGAGAAGCGGGCGACCATCGCCGAGTCCGAGGGCGACCGCCAGGCCAAGATCAACCGCGCCGAAGGCGACCGCCAGGAGATGATCGCCCGGTCCGAGGGCGAGAAGCAAAAGCGCATCAACGAGGCCGAGGGCCGCGCCGTCGAGATCCAGCGCGTCGCCGAGGCCACGGCCGAGGGTATCCACAAGATCGCCGCCGCCATTAGCGACAAGGGCGGCGCCGACGCGGTAAACCTGCGCATTGCCGAGCAATACCTCAACGAGTTCGGCAAGCTGGCCAAGACGAACAACACCATGATTATCCCGTCGGACCTGGCGAATATCGCCGGCGTGATCAGGACGGCCACGGCAGTCCTCAAGACGACCGGGGCGACGAGTTAG
- a CDS encoding NfeD family protein: protein MDWLKDFLRPELIWFVVGLVLLVAEFIVPGLIIAFFAVGAWIVAVVCLITPLSLNAQLGVFIVSSVVLLVGVRRWVKGLFGGFATDKQNANIDLDEYIGQRAIVTSEITPKLAGRVEFHGTHWTAQADEEIAVGAVVEIMQKSSATLKVKRI, encoded by the coding sequence ATGGATTGGCTGAAAGACTTTCTGAGACCGGAGTTGATCTGGTTCGTAGTGGGCCTGGTGCTGCTGGTGGCCGAGTTCATCGTGCCGGGCCTGATCATCGCCTTTTTCGCGGTCGGCGCCTGGATCGTCGCCGTGGTCTGCCTGATCACGCCGCTGTCGTTGAACGCCCAGTTGGGCGTGTTCATCGTCTCCTCGGTCGTGCTGCTCGTGGGGGTGCGGCGGTGGGTCAAGGGCCTGTTCGGCGGGTTCGCCACCGACAAACAGAATGCCAACATCGATCTAGACGAGTACATTGGACAGCGTGCGATCGTGACGAGCGAGATCACGCCCAAGCTGGCCGGGCGGGTGGAATTCCACGGAACGCACTGGACCGCCCAGGCAGATGAGGAGATCGCCGTCGGTGCGGTCGTGGAGATCATGCAGAAGAGCAGTGCAACACTGAAGGTCAAACGGATATGA
- a CDS encoding YbjQ family protein, protein MLLATTETICGKTIVRHLGLVRGNTIRARNIGRDIMAKLRNVVGGEITDYTKLMGESREQAIDRMIEEAQGLGANAIIGIRFSTSEVMDSAAEILAYGTAVVVE, encoded by the coding sequence ATGCTTCTGGCAACGACGGAGACGATCTGCGGCAAGACCATCGTCCGGCACCTTGGCCTGGTGCGCGGCAACACGATTCGCGCCCGCAACATCGGGCGGGACATCATGGCCAAGCTGCGCAACGTGGTCGGTGGCGAGATCACCGACTATACGAAACTGATGGGCGAATCGCGCGAGCAGGCGATCGACCGCATGATCGAGGAGGCGCAGGGTCTCGGCGCCAACGCCATCATCGGGATCCGATTCTCGACGTCGGAGGTCATGGACAGCGCGGCGGAGATCCTGGCCTATGGCACCGCCGTGGTCGTCGAATAG
- a CDS encoding anti-sigma factor: MTCQDYKDFMMGYLDNELDEAQKRAFESHLSGCPVCRKEIEEFTRLKRITDDVTLVEPEDRLWQQYWGRLYNRIERGIGWVVFSVAGILLLICGGFAAIESLIKDPTVGILLKAALLALLAGLAILFVSVLRERIYFWSRDRYKDVRR, encoded by the coding sequence ATGACCTGCCAGGACTACAAAGACTTCATGATGGGCTACCTGGACAACGAACTCGATGAGGCGCAGAAGCGGGCGTTCGAGTCGCACCTGTCCGGCTGTCCCGTGTGCCGCAAGGAGATCGAGGAATTCACGAGGCTCAAACGGATCACCGACGACGTGACGCTGGTCGAGCCGGAGGACCGCCTGTGGCAGCAGTACTGGGGCCGGCTGTACAATCGCATCGAGCGCGGGATCGGATGGGTGGTGTTTTCCGTGGCCGGCATCCTGCTGCTGATCTGTGGCGGATTTGCCGCCATTGAGAGCCTCATCAAGGACCCGACCGTCGGGATCCTGCTCAAGGCCGCCCTGCTGGCCCTGCTGGCGGGTCTGGCGATCCTGTTCGTCTCCGTGCTGCGGGAGCGAATCTACTTCTGGAGCAGAGACCGCTACAAAGATGTAAGGAGATAG
- a CDS encoding RNA polymerase sigma factor produces the protein MDSLCEQNTAVAWGSYRSPREAFEAVVRTHMKDAYFIALGLVGNREDALELSQEAFYRAYKHFDQLNSQERFFPWFYQILRNLCFSHLRKRRLRRTESLDDADGEPRQLGWSDAFDPEMVAERNESKDRVWRAISRLEEKHREVIVLRHFRQLSYEEMARVLFCNRGTVTSRLYYARKRLKEILEGSPETDDGAGGPRKGGQRV, from the coding sequence TTGGACAGTCTATGCGAACAGAACACCGCTGTGGCATGGGGCTCGTATCGGAGCCCGCGCGAGGCGTTCGAGGCCGTCGTCCGGACGCACATGAAAGACGCCTACTTCATCGCGCTGGGCCTGGTCGGCAACCGCGAAGACGCATTGGAGCTGTCGCAGGAGGCGTTTTATCGGGCATACAAGCATTTCGACCAGCTCAACAGCCAGGAGAGATTCTTCCCATGGTTCTATCAGATTCTGCGGAACCTGTGTTTCAGTCACCTGCGAAAGCGCCGGTTGCGGCGGACGGAGAGTCTCGACGACGCGGACGGCGAGCCGCGGCAGCTCGGATGGTCCGATGCGTTCGATCCGGAGATGGTGGCGGAGAGAAACGAGTCCAAAGACCGCGTCTGGCGCGCCATCAGCCGGCTGGAGGAAAAGCACCGTGAAGTCATCGTCCTGCGACACTTCCGCCAGCTCTCGTATGAGGAGATGGCGCGGGTGCTCTTCTGCAATCGGGGGACGGTGACCAGCCGCTTGTACTACGCCCGCAAACGCCTGAAAGAGATATTGGAGGGCTCGCCCGAGACTGACGATGGCGCCGGCGGGCCCCGGAAAGGAGGTCAGAGGGTATGA
- a CDS encoding cation:proton antiporter has translation MVQGSTFYETAIILSLAAVLGIVGQKLRQPLVIMFLVTGILAGPACFGVIHSYEQIELLAHIGIALLLFIVGLRLDVKLIRTTGPVALATGLGQILFTSVIGFVISLVLGLSVISAVYVAVALTFSSTIIIVKLLSDKKEIDALHGRIAVGFLIVQDIAAILALVALTTFGSGLAQGQSPVTTTLFMAAKGIGLLAGVGVLMRYVLPRLLAKLAQSQEMLVLFAIAWAVLLGATSEGLGFSKEIGAFLAGISLATTEFRDAISAKLVSLRDFLLLFFFIELGARLEWSAVGAQIGPSLWLSLFVLVGNPLIVLIIMGVMGYRRRTSFLAGLTVAQISEFSLIVATLGFTLGHIPLETMGLITLVGVVTICASTYMILYSQHLYAFLSPVLTIFERKDPYREASGDTVDPAEAVDAILVGLGNYGSGLAERLLERRMHIVGVDFDPQALEKWQTRGVSVLYGDMADPELFEQLPLGHARWVVSTVRSKDVSLALLRLLQHTRYQGKVALTAADQTEATLYEKVGAHVILRPFSDAAEQAADALTDAMDLLPQNVDWPVAFQEVRLRSGSVVAGQALREIPLRSLTGVSILAVSRAGHVHYEPVPDFRVYPGDRIVLMGSPGVLKQAESLINQMEAVESTGRLERFEVVEVPLDADSEWLNKTLAELQFRQRYGVTVVGIRRGDERLASPGPNERLLDGDRLIVIGTADRIAPLKRPKTP, from the coding sequence ATGGTGCAGGGCAGTACGTTTTACGAGACCGCCATCATTCTGAGCCTGGCGGCGGTGCTTGGTATCGTCGGCCAGAAGCTTCGTCAGCCGCTGGTGATCATGTTCCTGGTAACGGGAATTCTGGCGGGTCCGGCCTGCTTCGGGGTGATTCACAGCTACGAGCAGATCGAACTGCTGGCGCATATCGGCATCGCCCTGCTGCTGTTCATCGTCGGACTGCGCCTCGACGTGAAGCTGATTCGGACCACGGGTCCCGTCGCCCTCGCCACCGGATTGGGCCAGATCCTGTTCACCTCGGTCATCGGGTTCGTCATCAGCCTCGTTCTCGGCCTGTCGGTGATCAGCGCCGTCTACGTTGCGGTGGCGTTGACGTTCTCCAGTACGATCATCATCGTCAAGCTCCTCTCCGACAAGAAGGAGATCGACGCGTTGCACGGGCGGATCGCGGTGGGGTTCCTGATCGTGCAGGACATCGCGGCTATTCTGGCTCTCGTGGCGCTGACGACCTTCGGTTCGGGACTGGCACAGGGCCAGTCGCCCGTGACAACGACGCTGTTCATGGCCGCCAAGGGGATCGGACTGCTGGCCGGCGTCGGCGTTCTGATGCGATACGTGCTGCCTCGCCTGCTGGCGAAGCTGGCGCAATCGCAGGAGATGCTCGTACTCTTCGCGATCGCGTGGGCCGTGCTGCTGGGGGCCACCAGCGAGGGCCTCGGCTTCAGCAAAGAGATCGGCGCGTTCCTGGCCGGCATCTCCCTGGCAACCACCGAGTTCCGCGACGCGATCAGCGCCAAGCTGGTGAGCCTGCGGGACTTCCTGCTGCTGTTCTTCTTCATCGAGCTCGGCGCCCGCCTGGAGTGGTCGGCCGTCGGGGCTCAGATCGGGCCGTCGCTGTGGCTGTCCCTGTTCGTGCTGGTCGGAAACCCGCTGATTGTCCTGATCATCATGGGCGTGATGGGTTATCGCCGGCGCACGAGTTTCCTGGCCGGCCTGACCGTGGCGCAGATCAGCGAGTTCTCCCTGATCGTCGCAACACTTGGGTTCACGTTGGGGCATATCCCGCTTGAAACGATGGGCCTGATCACGCTCGTCGGCGTGGTCACCATCTGCGCCTCGACGTATATGATCCTCTATTCGCAGCATCTGTATGCCTTTCTCTCGCCGGTCCTGACGATCTTCGAGCGCAAAGACCCGTATCGCGAGGCATCCGGCGATACGGTCGACCCGGCCGAAGCCGTCGATGCCATTCTCGTCGGATTGGGCAACTACGGAAGCGGATTGGCCGAACGATTGTTGGAGCGGCGCATGCATATCGTCGGCGTCGACTTCGATCCGCAAGCCCTGGAAAAGTGGCAGACCAGAGGCGTATCCGTTCTCTACGGGGACATGGCCGACCCTGAACTGTTCGAGCAACTGCCCCTGGGACATGCGCGATGGGTGGTCAGTACGGTTCGCTCGAAGGACGTGAGCCTGGCGTTGCTGCGTCTGCTTCAGCACACGCGATACCAGGGCAAAGTGGCGTTGACCGCCGCCGATCAGACGGAGGCGACTCTGTACGAGAAGGTGGGCGCCCACGTGATCCTTCGCCCGTTCAGCGACGCCGCCGAGCAGGCGGCCGACGCGCTGACCGATGCCATGGACCTCCTGCCGCAGAACGTGGACTGGCCGGTGGCCTTCCAGGAGGTCCGGCTGCGGTCGGGCTCGGTCGTCGCCGGGCAGGCCCTTCGCGAGATCCCGTTGCGCTCGCTGACGGGTGTTTCGATCCTGGCCGTCAGCCGGGCCGGCCACGTGCACTACGAGCCGGTGCCCGATTTCCGCGTCTATCCGGGCGACCGCATCGTCCTGATGGGCTCGCCCGGCGTGCTCAAGCAGGCCGAGAGCCTCATCAACCAGATGGAGGCCGTCGAATCGACCGGCAGGCTCGAACGTTTCGAGGTCGTCGAGGTCCCGCTCGACGCCGACTCGGAATGGCTGAACAAGACGCTGGCCGAGCTGCAATTCCGACAGCGCTACGGAGTGACCGTCGTCGGCATCCGCCGGGGCGACGAACGGCTCGCCTCGCCGGGCCCCAACGAACGGCTGCTCGACGGCGACCGACTCATCGTCATCGGCACTGCCGACCGAATCGCCCCCCTGAAACGCCCCAAGACCCCGTAG
- a CDS encoding DUF3160 domain-containing protein — MTRREISMTGGANSAWKKQWGKGHRVAASLWRRCVLVVCLMGTWAAAGDSGFGRYYEPYEVEIEPNAPGYTLPLDVGRIVNFDDMMRLANVTAMSDLIGRNGFAVTPAETTTWWSESYDDIVDAYRHINSANVPLFVTTDTVLHLYHIQFGETLKNAEESQFIPDIEAMTEAMLATMEGLYGQFEGELQEAARRNIAFLSVAKKLLTPEAAVAEMVAGAVAGELARIDAHQGFAASDIFIYEEDYSQYVPRGHYTRSEALERYFKAMMWYGRMSFLLKGSEPWGPRSEALISPTDARIQTLQAVLLVRALSSEVDERTALEVWDRIYTVTAFYVGTADDLTPYDYMGALEVVVGADWMQRLADLTDEATYLELKTQLALLPSPRIFGGTGNIIVDGPITDEMLNEVLDKTKGMRLMGQRFIPDSYMFQNLVYPSVGQHAGDPDQWPFTKSVDGVRGYPRGLDVMALLGSRQALHILIDEGDTDYVNYWRRFGQLKDEFDALSAADWNANLYWSWLYSLRALLEDLPEGYPNFMRTDAWRRRSLSAALASWTELRHDTILYAKQSYTVGRSAQPKTPPPGYVEPVPEFYARLLTLARMTRAGLSDMQVLSEPAVARLTGLENLLERLMAIASKQLLNQPLSEDDASYIRTLAALLETLVTGVENTGLKTTLVADVHTEGFEAMVLEEGVGKVDIIIVACPAADGSVFLAAGPVLSYYEFKHPMDDRLTDEAWRDLLDSPERPDRPAWYQRLLRSTEEPAVPIGGGR; from the coding sequence ATGACACGACGGGAAATCTCAATGACGGGGGGCGCGAACAGCGCGTGGAAGAAGCAGTGGGGCAAAGGCCACAGGGTCGCGGCGTCGCTATGGCGGCGGTGTGTCCTCGTCGTATGCCTGATGGGCACGTGGGCGGCGGCGGGGGACTCCGGGTTCGGGCGGTACTACGAGCCTTATGAGGTCGAGATCGAGCCGAATGCGCCGGGCTATACCCTGCCCCTGGATGTCGGGCGGATCGTCAACTTCGACGATATGATGCGTCTCGCCAATGTGACGGCGATGTCGGACCTGATCGGCCGGAACGGCTTTGCCGTCACGCCCGCCGAGACGACGACATGGTGGAGCGAATCGTACGACGACATAGTCGACGCCTATCGGCACATCAACTCTGCGAACGTCCCTCTCTTCGTCACGACGGATACCGTCCTGCACTTATACCATATCCAGTTCGGCGAGACGCTGAAGAACGCCGAAGAGAGCCAGTTCATTCCCGATATCGAGGCGATGACCGAGGCCATGCTGGCGACGATGGAGGGCCTGTACGGCCAATTCGAGGGCGAGTTGCAGGAGGCGGCCCGCCGCAATATCGCGTTTCTCAGCGTCGCGAAGAAACTGCTGACGCCCGAAGCCGCCGTGGCGGAGATGGTGGCCGGGGCGGTGGCGGGCGAACTGGCGCGGATCGACGCGCACCAGGGCTTCGCGGCCAGCGACATCTTCATCTACGAGGAGGATTATTCCCAATACGTCCCGCGCGGCCACTACACCCGCAGCGAAGCGTTGGAACGCTACTTCAAGGCGATGATGTGGTACGGGCGCATGAGCTTTCTTCTGAAAGGCTCGGAGCCCTGGGGCCCGCGGAGCGAGGCATTGATCAGCCCGACGGATGCGCGGATTCAGACGCTTCAGGCCGTGCTGCTGGTGCGGGCCCTGTCCAGCGAGGTCGACGAGCGGACGGCGCTGGAGGTGTGGGACCGCATCTACACCGTCACCGCGTTCTACGTCGGCACCGCCGACGACCTGACCCCATACGACTATATGGGGGCCCTGGAGGTGGTGGTGGGGGCCGACTGGATGCAGCGGCTGGCCGACCTGACTGACGAGGCGACCTATCTCGAGCTGAAGACGCAACTGGCGTTGCTGCCTTCGCCCCGGATCTTCGGCGGCACGGGCAACATCATCGTGGACGGGCCGATCACCGACGAGATGCTGAACGAGGTGCTGGACAAGACCAAAGGGATGCGGCTGATGGGCCAGCGGTTCATTCCCGACTCCTACATGTTCCAGAACCTGGTCTATCCATCGGTCGGTCAGCACGCAGGCGATCCGGACCAGTGGCCCTTCACGAAGTCGGTCGATGGCGTCCGGGGCTATCCGCGCGGGCTCGACGTCATGGCCCTGTTGGGATCGCGACAGGCTTTGCATATCCTGATCGACGAAGGCGATACGGACTACGTGAACTACTGGCGCCGTTTCGGGCAGTTGAAGGACGAGTTCGACGCCCTCAGCGCCGCCGACTGGAACGCGAATCTCTACTGGTCCTGGCTCTATAGCCTTCGCGCATTGCTCGAAGACCTTCCCGAAGGCTATCCGAACTTCATGCGGACCGACGCCTGGCGGCGCCGCAGTCTCAGTGCGGCTCTGGCCTCGTGGACGGAACTGCGGCACGACACAATTCTCTATGCCAAGCAGAGCTACACCGTGGGTCGTTCGGCCCAACCCAAAACGCCGCCGCCGGGCTACGTCGAGCCGGTCCCGGAGTTCTACGCTCGGCTGCTGACGCTGGCCCGCATGACGCGAGCCGGACTCAGTGACATGCAGGTGCTCAGCGAGCCGGCCGTCGCGCGTCTGACCGGCCTGGAGAACCTTCTGGAGCGCCTGATGGCGATCGCCTCGAAGCAGCTCCTGAACCAGCCCCTGTCGGAAGACGACGCCTCGTACATCAGGACCCTGGCGGCTTTGTTGGAGACGCTGGTGACGGGCGTGGAGAACACGGGACTGAAGACCACGCTGGTGGCCGACGTTCACACGGAGGGCTTTGAGGCCATGGTGCTCGAAGAGGGCGTCGGGAAGGTGGACATCATCATCGTCGCGTGCCCGGCGGCCGACGGTTCGGTCTTTCTGGCGGCTGGACCGGTGCTGAGCTACTATGAGTTCAAGCATCCCATGGACGATCGGCTTACCGACGAGGCCTGGCGCGACCTGCTCGATTCGCCCGAGCGGCCGGACCGGCCGGCGTGGTATCAACGGCTCCTGCGTTCGACGGAGGAGCCTGCGGTTCCCATAGGAGGCGGTCGCTGA
- a CDS encoding CopG family transcriptional regulator, whose translation MRKRTRYTDEPLGELVVTKDFLPRPEELVLKEENVKITISLNKSSVDFFKKKAREHHTSYQKMIRRLIDWYASQQQKSA comes from the coding sequence ATGAGGAAACGAACGAGATACACGGATGAGCCGCTGGGCGAACTGGTTGTGACGAAGGACTTTCTTCCTCGGCCGGAGGAGTTGGTCCTGAAGGAAGAAAACGTCAAGATCACGATCTCGTTGAACAAGTCCAGCGTGGACTTCTTCAAGAAGAAGGCGCGGGAGCACCATACGTCGTATCAGAAGATGATCCGCCGGCTCATCGACTGGTATGCCTCGCAGCAGCAGAAGAGTGCGTGA